The Patescibacteria group bacterium genome has a segment encoding these proteins:
- the mltG gene encoding endolytic transglycosylase MltG — MLKIIKSLLILIIIFSLLFYFFYNKSINTSVSKNYSPVDFSIEKGDGVAIVSQKLLNNNLINSDFYFRIYLWKNKIDKKLQAGKYVLSPSMNMKEIINYFVNGETVSEERNVKIIEGWSLFDIANSLEENNISSAKDFLEATEKPVSKWSFDFQKPEFLIDVPVGHDLEGYIYPDTYRIYNNASVSDIIEKALNNFDKKLSESIRAEIENQERSLHDVLTLASIIEKEVINDKDKKIVSGILLKRLDIGMRLEVDSTINYITGKNDPSASYFDLEIDSPYNTYKNYGLPPGPICNPSISSIEAAVYPEESNFLFYLNRQDTLETIFSEDYDEHIRNKNKYLK, encoded by the coding sequence ATGTTAAAAATTATAAAATCACTATTAATATTGATAATCATTTTTTCTTTACTTTTTTATTTCTTTTATAACAAAAGTATAAATACTTCCGTTTCTAAAAATTATTCTCCTGTAGATTTTTCGATAGAAAAAGGAGACGGGGTGGCTATCGTTTCCCAGAAGTTGTTAAATAACAACCTTATTAACTCAGATTTTTATTTTAGAATTTATCTTTGGAAAAATAAGATTGATAAAAAACTTCAAGCAGGGAAATATGTTCTTAGTCCCAGTATGAATATGAAAGAGATTATAAATTATTTTGTTAATGGAGAAACTGTTTCCGAGGAAAGAAATGTAAAAATAATTGAAGGATGGAGTTTATTTGATATAGCAAACAGTCTTGAGGAGAACAATATTTCAAGTGCAAAAGATTTTTTAGAAGCAACAGAAAAACCTGTGAGCAAATGGTCCTTTGATTTTCAAAAACCAGAATTTTTAATTGATGTTCCAGTTGGACATGATTTAGAAGGATATATATACCCAGATACATATAGAATTTATAATAATGCTTCTGTTTCAGATATTATTGAAAAAGCACTTAATAATTTTGACAAGAAACTTTCTGAATCAATTAGAGCGGAAATTGAAAATCAGGAAAGAAGTTTGCATGATGTACTTACTCTAGCTTCAATTATCGAGAAAGAGGTGATAAATGATAAAGATAAGAAAATTGTTTCCGGAATTTTATTAAAGAGACTGGATATTGGGATGAGATTGGAAGTTGACTCCACTATAAATTACATTACAGGTAAAAATGACCCAAGTGCTTCTTATTTTGACTTGGAGATTGATTCACCATATAACACTTATAAAAATTATGGCCTCCCACCAGGCCCAATTTGTAATCCAAGCATATCTTCCATTGAGGCGGCTGTTTATCCAGAAGAGAGTAATTTTCTTTTTTATCTAAATAGGCAAGATACTCTTGAGACTATATTTAGCGAAGACTATGATGAACATATTAGAAATAAAAATAAATATTTAAAGTAA